A genomic segment from Nicotiana sylvestris chromosome 1, ASM39365v2, whole genome shotgun sequence encodes:
- the LOC104233616 gene encoding WAT1-related protein At3g30340-like encodes MKSYVEWYPIFIMLAIDFAFAISNILLKKIILDGMNHLVFITYRQSISTIFLAPIAFFLERNTRPKLTPQILCNLFLSAIVGASLTQYLFLLGIEYTSATFSCAFVNMVPVITFLMALPFGLETINIKHGSGIAKLIGTLICVGGAFILTFYKGIPLIHFSDLQYVSPSSDAAISSSKIKERWILGSLALFAGTFLWSSWFLLQSFIGNRYPCKYSSTVIMTFFSAIQSAILTLSIDRRLSMWIPREKIDMLTIIYAGLIGSGMCYVGMSWCVKKRGPVFTAAFSPLVQIMAAMFDVPILHEQLHLGSVIGSAIVIAGLYFLLWGKNREMQKVVHETEEKNDKELTFKDLETNSESRIP; translated from the exons ATGAAGAGCTATGTGGAATGGTACcctatttttattatgttggcaaTTGATTTTGCTTTTGCCATTAGTAATATACTTCTCAAGAAGATTATATTGGATGGAATGAACCATTTGGTCTTCATTACTTATCGACAGTCCATTTCGACCATATTTTTAGCCCCAATTGCCTTCTTTCTGGAAAG GAATACTAGACCAAAACTCACCCCTCAAATCTTGTGTAACCTTTTCTTGAGTGCTATTGTTGG GGCATCTCTTACGCAATACTTATTCCTTCTTGGAATAGAATACACATCTGCAACTTTCTCATGTGCTTTTGTCAACATGGTTCCTGTGATCACATTCCTTATGGCGTTACCTTTTGG GTTAGAGACTATCAACATCAAACACGGAAGTGGAATAGCCAAATTGATTGGTACATTAATATGCGTTGGAGGTGCCTTCATACTGACTTTTTACAAAGGCATCCCTTTGATTCATTTTTCAGACCTACAATATGTATCTCCATCCTCGGATGCTGCTATTAGTTCCTCGAAAATAAAGGAAAGATGGATTCTTGGTTCTCTGGCGTTGTTTGCTGGGACGTTTTTGTGGTCATCGTGgttccttcttcaatcctttaTTGGAAATCGATATCCATGCAAGTACTCTAGCACTGTTATCATGACCTTCTTTAGTGCCATACAATCGGCTATCTTAACTTTGTCTATCGATAGAAGACTATCCATGTGGATTCCAAGGGAAAAGATCGATATGTTGACTATCATCTATGCT GGATTAATAGGTTCAGGAATGTGCTATGTGGGAATGTCATGGTGTGTGAAGAAGAGGGGTCCAGTCTTCACTGCAGCATTCAGTCCTCTTGTCCAAATTATGGCAGCCATGTTCGACGTTCCCATTCTACACGAACAACTACATCTTGGAAG TGTAATTGGATCAGCTATTGTAATTGCCGGTCTATACTTTCTGCTTTGGGGCAAGAACAGAGAAATGCAAAAAGTTGTCCATGAAACTGAAGAGAAAAACGACAAGGAGCTAACCTTTAAAGATTTAGAAACCAATTCTGAATCCAGGATCCCTTAA
- the LOC104233626 gene encoding uncharacterized protein encodes MADSNFVDREKQKQADNDIKDMISTLTKRLTSLQRVHKAASGDSGQNLQGDDEDDHGTRIITLAGTNVGASMRGEMDEKPGLDGVSPGEKEALKTYVNSNFQSINNSIMLGGSYCTNDPGVHLDISDYVDQETPTPKGHGKKKERGSSKHYPHSQHSE; translated from the coding sequence ATGGCTGACTCTAATTTTGTTGACAGGGAGAAGCAAAAGCAAGCAGATAATGATATCAAGGACATGATCTCTACTCTAACGAAACGACTGACCAGCCTCCAACGCGTGCACAAGGCAGCATCAGGAGACTCGGGTCAGAATCTTCAAGGCGATGATGAAGATGATCATGGCACAAGAATCATCACTCTAGCTGGAACCAATGTTGGAGCCAGCATGCGCGGTGAGATGGATGAGAAACCTGGCCTCGACGGCGTTTCACCAGGGGAGAAAGAGGCTTTAAAAACATATGTGAATAGCAATTTCCAGTCCATCAACAATTCAATCATGTTGGGTGGTAGCTATTGTACTAATGACCCTGGTGTTCATTTGGACATCTCTGATTATGTGGATCAAGAAACCCCAACACCAAAAGGACatggaaaaaagaaggaaaggggaAGCTCCAAACATTACCCCCATTCTCAACACTCAGAATAG
- the LOC104233607 gene encoding small ribosomal subunit protein eS21-like: protein MQNEEGQNVDLYIPRKCSATNRVITSKDHASVQLNVGHLDDKGLYIPGSFTTFALCGFIRAQGDADSALDRLWQKKKVEARQQ, encoded by the exons ATGCAGAACGAAGAGGGACAAAACGTTGATCTTTACATCCCCAGGAAATG CTCTGCTACCAACAGGGTGATCACTTCAAAGGATCATGCCTCTGTTCAACTTAATGTTGGCCATTTGGATGATAAGGGCTTGTATATCCCTGGCAGTTTCACCACTTTTGCTCTCTGTGGTTTCATCCGTGCTCAG GGTGATGCTGACAGCGCACTGGATCGCCTCTGGCAGAAGAAGAAAGTTGAAGCGAGACAACAGTAG